DNA sequence from the Gemmatimonadota bacterium genome:
CGGCTTCGAGCCCGCCGCCGGGCGCTGCCCGGTCATCGCCCGCGCGCGGGCCGGCGGCGGCAAAGGGGGAGGGAGGCGTGCCGCCCCGGAAGAGCAGGAAGAGCAGAAGGTGCAGCAGCACCGATGCCCCCAGGCCGCGGGCCAGCTCATGCCGGTAGCGCCGGCTCAGCTCTTCGCTTCTGCTTCCTGCGACTCCGTGCATATCCTTCAACAGCCTGGTGGCGGAGCGATCCCTGGCACCCGGCAGGCTGTACACCGGCGGCCCCGAAGCTGTGCCGGGGCCGGCGCCGGCGTCACTCCCGCCCGCTCGAGGCTGCGGCGGCCGCCCCAGTGTCCACCGTGAAGAGGCGCCCTCCCTCGCGGTCCAGGGCGTACACCTTGCCCGCGCCCGCCAGGTCCACCTCACTCACGAACCCCAGGTTGCGGGCCACGCCGATGGTGCGCGGGTGTGCGACATCGGACACGTCGATCACCAGCAGGCCCTGCCGGCCCAACGCCACGTAGGCCCGGTCGCCCTCCAGCACGGCGTCGAAGGCGAAGCGCAGGCCCTGCACCTGGCTCATGATGCGCGGGGCGTCGGGCTGCGAGATGTCCAGCAGGAACACGCCCTGTGAGCCGGCGGCGACCAGGGCGCGCCCACCACTGAGCGAGAGCGAGCGACCGCCGGCCGGCAGCGTCACACTGCCCACTTCCTCGAAGCCGGCGGCGGAGCGGGCCACCAGCCGGTCATGCGAGAGGTTCCACAACACGCCGGCAAAGGGCGAGTACGCCAGCGCCGTGAAGGCGCCCGGGCTGGCCGCCCGCGCCTCCTCCTCGAGCTGCAGCATGGCGCCCTGCCCGGTCAGCTTCAGGCGACGCAGCAGCGCGCCGCCGCCCAGGGCCACCTGGTCTGCACCCATGGGCTCCAGCGCCGCACCCCCCTGCTGCAGCACGAGCCGCCCTGGCGCCCGGTCGCGCAGCGGGAAGGAGAAGACGCCCGACGCGGTCGCCGCCAGCAGGGCATCATGCGCGGGCAGCCCCGCCGCCGCCTGCACGCCCCGCATGTCGCCCGCCAGCCGGTTGATCCGGCCATCCTGCTGCACAGCCGCCATCCCCTCCCGCCCCACCACCACCGCCCCGCCCTGGTAGGCCGTCAGCCGCTCCGGCAAGAGATCCAGCTCGACCGCCCGCGTCTCCAGCTTGAGCGTCGGTCCACCTGCGTTGCGCCGCGCCGCCGCCTGGTCCCGCTCCCGCCCGATCAGGAAACCCGCCGACGCACCCATGGTCGCCGCCAGTGCGGTCAGACACGCCTTCGACTGGCAAGCGCCCCGCGCATCCTCCTTCTCCTTGGTCAGCAATGCGGGAACCGTGGCCACCGCAGCGCCCACCAGGGCCAGGACCCAGCGGCGGTACGCCGTGGCCTCGGACTGCTCCGCCTCCTGCGCCCAGCCCGCGCGGAGCTGGCCGGCCGGCGCCAGCAACATGGTCGCAGCCAGCAACACGTGCACTGCCCTAAGGCATCTCGGCATCAAGGCCTGGCCTCTTGCTCGTGGATGCGGAACTCTCGCTCGACGGCCGCCTCGCGCCCCGCGTTGCGGTCCCTGATCAGCAGCCTCAAGGCGTAGCGACCCGGCGGCGCGTCCGGCAACTGCACCTGGAAGTACTCCGGGATCAGGTCACGGGCCAGCACGCGCGCCTGCTTCTCGAACCGGAGCTGCACCGATTGGGATCCCTCGGGAGTCAGCCCCCACTTGTCCGCCAGCTCGCCCAGCAGCTTCTTGAGCGCTGGCCCGGTGCGGTGGATCTCCTTCACCGTAACGATCAGCTCGAGCTCGTAGGCCGCGTAATGCTCAGGATCCGGCAGCAGGTTGTAGATCTCGAAGTACAGCGCGACGGGCCGCTCAGCGGCATAAGACATAGCGGGGTTGGGCACAATGCGAAAGTCCGGCCGCGCCTGCGGCTCCGCCACGCGCGGCTCGACCAGGTCGGCGAGCAGCGGATCGGAGACCGCGAGCCGCCCGGCGGGGAACTGCCTGGCTGGCACGACGGCGCGGCCCACCGCGGCGTGCCAGGTCAGCGGCTCGCGCGCCTCGACGCCCACCAGGAACTGGCGCTCGCGATCGGCCGGCAGCGCGATCCGCCAGCTCTCGAGCCGCGTGCCCGCTTCGGTCTGGAAATCGACCACGTCCTTGCGCACCAGCCGCTCGATCTCCCGCGCCCTTTCGTCCTGCACAAAGAGCCCGCTCTCGATCTCGCCCCGCGCGACCGGCGCCTTCTCCATCAACTTGTCGAGCGGCAGGGCGGCGTGGATCTCGACCTCCATCTGCCCCCTCTCGCCCCGGAATCGCGCCACCTGCATGGGGAGCGGGTGGCGCTCCGGGATCGATGGCGTCGCCAACTGCACCGGCTGGCGCACGCGATAGTCCTCCGCATAAAAGCGGAAATCATTGGCGAACGTCGCGTTGCGGTAGCCGGGATTCTGGCGGAACACGAAGACGGGACCCTTCTCGCCATACGTCCACACGGTCGTGATCCTGCCCCAGGCCTCAAAGTCGCCTGGATTGCTGACGGACGGCCCGAACGTCGCCTTGCGCACGGGCGGCCCGTAGCGCAGGTATATGACGCCGCGGTCCGTCTCCCAGCCGCGCACTCCGTATTCGGGCAGGCCGAAGCGGATGTCCGCGTAAGCCAGGCGCGCCATGTACTCGAGCCAGAACTCGTTGGCCGGCGTGAGGAAGAGCGGGTCCGACTGGCCCCAGAAGCGCTGCTGATACTCCGCCTGACCGGCCTCGGAAAGCTGGATGTACTGCTTCTCCACGTCCTTGCTCAGGATGCGGCCGATGTGCTCGAACTGCCGGCGCTCCCCCTCGACCATCAGCGAGAGCGCGTACTGGAACGCGCCCGCGGCCTCGTCCTCCCGCGCCAGCCGGTGCAGCCCGAGCCCCAGTGCCAGGTAAGCCAGCGGACTGGTGCTCCGCGCCCGCACGAACTGCCGCGCCTGCGCCACGTACTCCTCGGTCTGCCCTTCGTCGTAGAGATAAGCCAGCAGGTGGGCTGCCGCACCCGCGTGCGCCGGGTTCGCCGCCAGTGCGGCCCGGAACTGCTCGAGCATCTGCTCGCGCTCGAGCTCCCCCTGGTTCTCGCCAGGGTAGATCGAGTTGTCGAGCAGCCGCCACACGTAGCCCGGGTCGGCAAAGGAGCGACCCGCGTCCACCTGTGTGATGTACATGGGCAGGTTATGCCGGTAGCGGAAGCGCAGCCACTGTGTCTCCCTCAACACACCCAACTGGAAGTGCACTTCGGCCAGGGTCGCGGCATCCGCACGCGCCGCCACAGCCAGCGCCCGCTTGAGCACCCGCTGCGCATCCAGCCGGATCTGCTGCTTCAGCATCAGCTTCCCCAGCTCGAGCAGATAGAGCGGGTTGTCCGGGTCGTGGCGCAGTGCCTCCTCGAGGGCGGTCTGCGCTTTCATCCGGTCCTCGTATTGGGTGGACCTGGCGCTGGCCCGCGTCGAGTAGATCTGCCCCTGCTGGAAATGGGCCTCGGCCAGCCGCGGATCGAGCGAAATTGCCCGGTCCAGCCGCGCCAGCGCGCCCACCGTGTCGCCCCGGGCCGCGGCTTCGATCCCCAGGCGCAGCTCCTCCTGGGCGCGCGACGTCTGGGCGCAGGCCGGCCTTGCCGGCGCGGCCAGCGCCAGCAGCAGGGCGGCGGAAAGGAGGGATGGCCAGATGCCGCCGTATCTGTGAATTCGACCGCTAGGCATGGAACGGATAGGCAAGATGGGCCCGGCCCCACTGCCTGCCAACATAGTGGCCCCCGCCATGGACGGGAAGACCTGGCCAGGCGTATACTCGTCGCCAGCCGCGCCCGTGCCCGCGCCCGTCCACCCGCCCGAGCAGGGACTCGGCTCGAGGCCCGCCGCGCCGCCCATCGTACGGACTGGCCTGGCGACCCGGCTCGAGGTTGTGTTACTGGTCGCACTCATTGTTCGTGGCTCCAGCAGGTTCCATGCTCTACGACCTGGCCATAATTGGCGGCGGCATCAATGGCACGGGCACGGCGCGGGACGCAGCGCTGCGCGGCCTCAAGGTCGCCCTCTTCGAGCGTGAGGACTGGGGCGCCGGCACCACGGGCGCGTCCACTCGCATGGTGCACGGCGGCATCCGCTACCTGCTCTACGACGTCCCCACCACTCGCGTCTCCTCGGAGGACGCGGGGCGCGTGCGGCGCATTGCGCCCCACCTGACCTTCCGCATCCCTTTCCTCTGGCCGCTGTTCCGCGGCCGGCCGCTCTTTGTCGAGGCCATGGAGGCGTTCCTCTCCGCCTACGACCCCCACGCCCGCCGCAAGGGCGGCCTGCGCCACGCCCGCCTCTCGGCGGCAGAGGCCAGGCGCATCGAGCCGGGCCTTGCCCCGGACGTGGCCGGCGCGCTGACGCTCGACGAATGGGGCGTGGACGTCTTCCGGCTCGCCGCACTCAACGCACTGGACGCCCGCCAGGCCGGCGCCGACCTGTTCCCCCACACCGAGGTCGTGGCCTTTCTCTTCTCCGGCCGCACGGTGCGCGGCCTGCGCGTCCGCGACCGGCTCGAGGGCCGCGAACGGGATGTCGAGGCTCGCCTCACCCTCAACGCGGGGGGGCCCTGGGCGCCCGCGATTGCCAGCCTGGCGGGCGCGGCCGTGCCGCTCCGTCCGGGCAAGGGCATCCACCTCACGTTCGAGCGCCGCATCGGCAACTACGGCCTGATCCTCCAGGCCGTGGACGGCCGTACGCTCTTCCTCGTGCCGCATGGCGCCGAGACGATCCTGGGCACGACCGACAGCGAGTATTACGGCGACCCGGCACTCGTGGACTTCGAGGTCACGGCCGACGAGGTGGCCTACGTCCTCGAGGCCGCGGCGCTGGCACTGCCACAGGCCCGCACCTGGCGCCCGCTGCGCGCCTGGGCCGGGGTGCGCAACACCATCTTCGAGTGGGGCGTGGACCCCGACGACCTCTCCCGCCG
Encoded proteins:
- a CDS encoding GWxTD domain-containing protein, which codes for MPSGRIHRYGGIWPSLLSAALLLALAAPARPACAQTSRAQEELRLGIEAAARGDTVGALARLDRAISLDPRLAEAHFQQGQIYSTRASARSTQYEDRMKAQTALEEALRHDPDNPLYLLELGKLMLKQQIRLDAQRVLKRALAVAARADAATLAEVHFQLGVLRETQWLRFRYRHNLPMYITQVDAGRSFADPGYVWRLLDNSIYPGENQGELEREQMLEQFRAALAANPAHAGAAAHLLAYLYDEGQTEEYVAQARQFVRARSTSPLAYLALGLGLHRLAREDEAAGAFQYALSLMVEGERRQFEHIGRILSKDVEKQYIQLSEAGQAEYQQRFWGQSDPLFLTPANEFWLEYMARLAYADIRFGLPEYGVRGWETDRGVIYLRYGPPVRKATFGPSVSNPGDFEAWGRITTVWTYGEKGPVFVFRQNPGYRNATFANDFRFYAEDYRVRQPVQLATPSIPERHPLPMQVARFRGERGQMEVEIHAALPLDKLMEKAPVARGEIESGLFVQDERAREIERLVRKDVVDFQTEAGTRLESWRIALPADRERQFLVGVEAREPLTWHAAVGRAVVPARQFPAGRLAVSDPLLADLVEPRVAEPQARPDFRIVPNPAMSYAAERPVALYFEIYNLLPDPEHYAAYELELIVTVKEIHRTGPALKKLLGELADKWGLTPEGSQSVQLRFEKQARVLARDLIPEYFQVQLPDAPPGRYALRLLIRDRNAGREAAVEREFRIHEQEARP
- a CDS encoding FAD-dependent oxidoreductase — translated: MLYDLAIIGGGINGTGTARDAALRGLKVALFEREDWGAGTTGASTRMVHGGIRYLLYDVPTTRVSSEDAGRVRRIAPHLTFRIPFLWPLFRGRPLFVEAMEAFLSAYDPHARRKGGLRHARLSAAEARRIEPGLAPDVAGALTLDEWGVDVFRLAALNALDARQAGADLFPHTEVVAFLFSGRTVRGLRVRDRLEGRERDVEARLTLNAGGPWAPAIASLAGAAVPLRPGKGIHLTFERRIGNYGLILQAVDGRTLFLVPHGAETILGTTDSEYYGDPALVDFEVTADEVAYVLEAAALALPQARTWRPLRAWAGVRNTIFEWGVDPDDLSRRHEVMDHETRDAVPGLLSMAGGKLAAYRLFAEQATNAVLEKLGQPRRPCRTGERPLPGAEEPPDFTALAREIPLPPAALERVWRRLGSRLRHVLGEAAPGELAPVCRAEAVTAAEIRYAVRAEGCRSLEDLRRHTRLGAGPCDGLDCAAPAAHLMAELLDWPPERVRAEIREFLERRWISRRPVLRGVNLGQEEVTRGVYG